Proteins encoded by one window of Fusobacterium sp.:
- a CDS encoding ComEC/Rec2 family competence protein, which yields MQFFFQKDAYYKEEQIYFYAVFLEYIFFGVRHSPSLIRAYIMALTFITGKIFYENIDAAKSLAAAFIGGVFVSPLSMNEIPFILSYLAVFAIICIYPLIRKVIYRGKSKFIEKLILLTTIQFFLIPILIKEFGTIQFLSFFSNLIILPIGTLYIVISFIGLLFENIGLGFIIFPIVNIIFETFMKLVEIFSRVPYMTLRYNGSRDNALFLIFYVIAFGIVFYNKFKMEGKKDEKISGRIKIFK from the coding sequence ATGCAGTTTTTTTTCCAAAAAGATGCCTATTACAAGGAAGAACAGATATATTTTTATGCTGTGTTTCTTGAGTATATATTTTTTGGAGTGAGACATTCACCATCATTAATCAGAGCCTATATAATGGCATTAACATTTATCACAGGAAAAATATTCTATGAGAATATAGATGCAGCTAAATCTTTAGCAGCAGCATTTATAGGAGGAGTATTTGTAAGTCCTTTGTCAATGAATGAAATACCATTTATATTATCATACTTAGCAGTATTTGCTATAATATGTATATATCCATTAATAAGAAAAGTTATATATAGAGGGAAATCTAAATTTATAGAAAAATTGATACTTCTTACAACTATTCAATTTTTTCTTATACCTATTTTAATTAAGGAGTTTGGGACTATTCAGTTTCTTTCCTTTTTTAGTAATTTGATTATTTTACCAATAGGAACTTTATATATAGTAATATCATTTATTGGACTTTTATTTGAAAATATAGGACTTGGTTTTATTATTTTTCCAATAGTAAATATTATATTTGAAACATTTATGAAATTAGTAGAAATTTTTTCTAGAGTTCCATATATGACTTTAAGGTACAATGGCAGCAGAGATAATGCTCTATTTTTAATTTTTTATGTTATAGCATTTGGGATAGTATTTTATAATAAATTTAAAATGGAAGGTAAAAAAGATGAGAAGATTTCTGGAAGAATTAAAATATTTAAATAG
- a CDS encoding MFS transporter, translated as MGKRIPLSIQIFYGLGVSYAIVDQIFAQWILYFYLPPESSGLKPVMAPLFISLALVISRLVDMITDPVVGFLSDKVNTKWGRRIPFIAIGTIPLAICTVAFFYPPMGNEKAAFIYLAGIGSLFFAFYTVVGAPYNALIPEIGHTQEERLNLSTWQSIFRLLYTAVAMIIPGILIKMIGKGDALFGIRGMVIFLCIIVVIGGFITVFLVPEKKYSLGQSSDAGFKDTMRILFKNKSFVLYLLGLLFFFIGFNNLRAVMNYFVEDIMGYGKGAITLASALLFGMSALCFYPTNILSKKYGYRKVMLSCLVMLIIFTATLFFLGKAIPVKFGFILFALIGIPIAGAGFIFPPAMLSEIGSKISDETGHRIEGVCFGIQGFFLKMAFLVSILILPIILVSGNGDILSAITGTPKGVEKSGIYLTSIVSTISFVISFIFYYKYEE; from the coding sequence ATGGGAAAAAGGATACCTTTAAGTATACAGATATTTTATGGGCTGGGAGTTAGTTATGCAATTGTAGATCAGATTTTTGCACAATGGATATTATATTTTTATCTTCCACCTGAAAGTTCAGGGCTGAAACCAGTAATGGCTCCATTATTTATTTCACTTGCACTTGTTATTTCAAGACTTGTAGATATGATAACAGATCCTGTAGTTGGATTTTTATCAGATAAAGTAAATACAAAATGGGGAAGAAGGATTCCATTCATAGCAATAGGAACTATTCCTCTGGCAATATGTACAGTAGCATTTTTTTATCCCCCAATGGGAAATGAAAAAGCAGCCTTTATTTATCTTGCTGGAATTGGTTCTCTATTCTTTGCATTTTATACTGTGGTAGGAGCTCCTTATAATGCTCTTATACCTGAAATTGGGCACACACAAGAGGAAAGACTCAACCTGTCTACATGGCAGTCTATATTCAGGCTTTTATATACTGCAGTAGCAATGATAATACCTGGAATACTGATAAAAATGATTGGAAAGGGAGATGCTCTTTTTGGGATTAGAGGAATGGTTATTTTTCTATGTATTATAGTGGTAATTGGAGGATTTATAACAGTGTTCTTAGTTCCAGAGAAAAAATATTCTTTAGGACAAAGTTCAGATGCAGGCTTTAAAGATACAATGAGAATATTGTTTAAAAATAAATCTTTTGTATTGTATCTTTTAGGACTTTTATTCTTTTTTATAGGATTTAATAATCTTAGAGCTGTTATGAATTATTTTGTAGAAGATATAATGGGATATGGTAAAGGAGCAATAACATTAGCATCTGCTCTTCTTTTTGGAATGTCAGCATTATGTTTTTATCCTACTAATATTCTTTCTAAAAAATATGGATATAGAAAAGTTATGTTAAGTTGTTTAGTTATGCTGATAATATTTACAGCAACTTTATTTTTTCTTGGAAAAGCGATACCAGTAAAATTTGGCTTTATATTATTTGCATTGATAGGAATACCAATTGCAGGAGCAGGATTTATTTTTCCACCTGCTATGCTTAGTGAGATAGGAAGTAAAATAAGTGATGAAACAGGCCACAGAATAGAGGGAGTTTGTTTTGGAATACAAGGGTTTTTCTTAAAAATGGCATTTTTAGTATCTATACTTATTTTGCCTATAATTTTAGTTTCAGGAAATGGAGATATTTTATCAGCAATAACAGGAACTCCTAAAGGAGTGGAAAAGAGTGGTATATACCTTACTTCTATTGTGTCTACGATTTCATTTGTTATATCATTCATATTTTATTATAAGTATGAGGAATAG
- the rpmE gene encoding 50S ribosomal protein L31: MKKNIHPQYNVITVECTCGEKFETRSTYAKGSELKIAVCSKCHPFYTGKAKFIDAAGRVDKFNKRYNINNK, translated from the coding sequence ATGAAAAAAAATATTCATCCACAATACAATGTTATAACTGTTGAATGTACATGTGGAGAAAAATTTGAAACAAGATCAACTTATGCTAAAGGGAGTGAACTTAAAATAGCTGTTTGTTCAAAATGCCACCCATTCTATACTGGGAAAGCTAAGTTTATTGATGCTGCTGGTAGAGTTGATAAATTCAACAAAAGATATAATATTAATAATAAATAG
- the upp gene encoding uracil phosphoribosyltransferase, translating to MAVIEINHPLIQHKLTILRNIGTDTKAFRENLNEIAKLMTYEATKNLKLEEIEVTTPLMATIGYTLQDRLAIVPILRAGLGMVDGIQDLIPTAKVGHVGVYRNEETLEPVYYYCKLPMDITSRKVIVVDPMLATGGSAVYAIDYLKAEGVKDIIFMCLVAAPEGIAKLLNKHPDVAIYTAKIDQGLTKEGYIYPGLGDCGDRIFGTK from the coding sequence ATGGCAGTAATAGAAATTAATCATCCTTTAATTCAACACAAGCTGACAATACTCAGAAATATAGGAACTGATACAAAAGCTTTTAGAGAGAACCTAAATGAAATAGCAAAACTTATGACTTATGAAGCGACAAAGAATCTAAAATTGGAAGAGATAGAAGTAACAACTCCTTTGATGGCTACTATAGGATATACTCTTCAGGACAGACTTGCTATTGTACCTATTTTAAGAGCTGGATTGGGAATGGTAGATGGAATACAAGATCTTATTCCAACTGCAAAGGTAGGGCATGTTGGAGTATATAGAAACGAAGAAACATTAGAACCAGTTTATTACTACTGTAAACTTCCTATGGATATAACTTCTAGAAAAGTCATTGTTGTAGATCCGATGCTGGCAACAGGGGGATCAGCAGTTTATGCAATAGATTATTTAAAAGCTGAAGGAGTTAAAGATATTATATTTATGTGTCTGGTAGCTGCTCCAGAAGGAATAGCAAAACTTCTAAATAAACATCCAGATGTGGCTATTTATACTGCTAAAATTGATCAGGGATTAACAAAAGAAGGATATATATATCCTGGACTTGGAGATTGTGGAGATAGAATATTTGGAACTAAATAA
- a CDS encoding CoA pyrophosphatase, which produces MKEKIVELLKNTKERIIGQDKYVNSAVLIAITELDGKEYIILEKRAVEIRQGGEISLPGGKCDERDKTSEETAVRETIEELGIPREKIEIAGKLGILVNPSGMILEVYIGFVKLENREDIKYNRDEVERVIFAPVEFFLKNEPRIEKIGIENVPQFSSEEFGLPKRYHGPWQGNPREVYFYNFHGDIIWGMTAEIILDFIERLRKSMEVVK; this is translated from the coding sequence ATGAAAGAAAAAATTGTAGAATTATTGAAAAATACTAAAGAAAGAATAATAGGACAAGATAAATATGTAAATTCTGCAGTTCTTATTGCCATAACAGAATTAGATGGAAAGGAATATATAATTTTAGAGAAAAGAGCTGTTGAGATAAGGCAGGGAGGAGAAATATCTCTTCCAGGTGGAAAATGTGATGAAAGAGATAAAACTTCAGAAGAAACAGCAGTAAGGGAAACAATAGAGGAATTAGGAATACCTAGAGAGAAAATAGAAATAGCTGGAAAGTTAGGAATACTTGTAAATCCTTCTGGAATGATACTGGAGGTATATATAGGATTTGTAAAACTGGAAAATAGAGAGGATATCAAGTATAATAGAGATGAAGTAGAAAGGGTAATCTTTGCACCAGTAGAGTTTTTTTTGAAAAATGAACCTAGAATTGAAAAAATTGGAATAGAGAATGTTCCTCAATTTTCATCAGAGGAATTTGGACTGCCAAAGAGATATCATGGACCTTGGCAAGGAAACCCAAGAGAAGTGTATTTTTATAATTTTCATGGAGATATAATCTGGGGAATGACAGCAGAGATTATATTGGATTTTATAGAAAGACTGAGAAAAAGTATGGAGGTAGTAAAATGA
- a CDS encoding nucleotidyltransferase — protein sequence MRASGLVVEYNPFHNGHRYHFEKVCEIDKESVKIAVMSGDFVQRGEPAVVNRWKRAEMALKNGIDMVVELPVFYSCQSAEIFAIGSVGILNELKCNNIIFGSEKSDIEMLKRIAEMEETEEFKNIIKENLSNGDSYPTAHSKTLKIIEGDNIFLDSNDILGVEYIKAIKYWNSSIIPMLIKREKTGYYEENTDEGFASATAVRKFLKENTNISDLVPEESFKILKEERENNRLIYLKNFYPLLRYEIIRNRDILFNIQDMEKGYENRLYEMAIKNCEFKEFYNGIISKRFTQGRTQRILIHILTGITKNLTQKVKKEIPYVRVLGFNNKGREYLNFLKKEENNKIIVSMKNIKKKFSNDIKELIEFNERASLIYKMINHYEDSKIPLMIETR from the coding sequence ATGAGAGCATCTGGATTAGTTGTAGAATATAACCCTTTTCATAATGGACATAGATATCACTTTGAAAAGGTATGTGAAATAGATAAAGAGAGTGTAAAGATAGCTGTCATGAGTGGAGATTTTGTTCAAAGAGGAGAGCCAGCTGTTGTAAATAGATGGAAAAGAGCAGAGATGGCTTTAAAAAATGGAATAGATATGGTAGTAGAACTTCCAGTTTTCTATTCATGTCAGAGTGCTGAAATTTTTGCTATAGGCTCAGTAGGGATTCTCAATGAATTAAAATGCAATAATATTATATTTGGTTCTGAAAAATCAGATATAGAAATGTTAAAGAGAATTGCAGAAATGGAAGAAACTGAAGAATTTAAAAATATAATAAAAGAAAATCTTTCAAATGGAGATTCATATCCAACAGCTCATTCTAAAACTTTAAAAATAATTGAAGGAGATAATATTTTTCTTGATTCAAATGATATTTTAGGTGTGGAATACATAAAAGCTATAAAATATTGGAATAGCAGTATAATTCCTATGCTTATAAAGAGAGAGAAAACTGGATATTATGAAGAAAATACAGATGAAGGTTTTGCTAGTGCAACCGCTGTAAGGAAATTTTTAAAGGAAAATACAAATATATCCGATTTAGTGCCAGAGGAAAGTTTTAAAATATTAAAAGAGGAAAGAGAAAATAATAGACTTATATATCTGAAAAATTTTTATCCCTTATTGAGATATGAAATAATAAGAAATAGAGATATATTATTTAATATTCAGGATATGGAAAAAGGATATGAAAACAGACTCTATGAAATGGCTATAAAAAATTGTGAGTTTAAAGAATTTTATAATGGAATAATAAGTAAAAGATTTACTCAGGGAAGAACCCAGAGAATATTAATTCACATTTTAACTGGAATAACTAAGAATCTTACACAGAAAGTAAAAAAAGAAATTCCTTATGTAAGAGTACTAGGATTTAACAATAAAGGAAGGGAATATCTTAACTTCCTAAAAAAAGAAGAGAATAATAAAATTATTGTATCTATGAAAAACATTAAAAAGAAATTTTCCAATGATATAAAAGAACTTATAGAATTTAATGAGAGGGCTTCTCTTATATATAAAATGATAAATCATTATGAAGATTCAAAGATACCATTAATGATAGAAACTAGATAA
- a CDS encoding ComEC/Rec2 family competence protein, giving the protein MALEVFIIITIFNIFSLWYSIFFSVLMIGGIWIFFKNKDKLIYIVPILFIVRVLLCINFNDLERLDIVKMKVEINNGMGQIIKIDNRYPKIKSYTFIPEISNGKYMILAEIAKIENREGMNFFYINKITEEKIEKSWLKNYFENNVKKFINDGNSEFKRVYRAVILGEGKQLTRTMRKDFSYIGVSHLMALSGLHIGIILGICSFFSKKMPITRKNRYIFMLCFLSIYFLE; this is encoded by the coding sequence TTGGCTTTAGAAGTTTTTATCATTATAACTATTTTTAATATATTTTCTTTGTGGTACTCAATATTCTTTTCTGTTTTGATGATAGGAGGAATATGGATATTTTTTAAAAATAAGGATAAACTTATTTATATAGTACCAATTTTATTCATTGTGAGAGTTCTTTTATGTATTAATTTTAATGATTTAGAAAGATTAGATATAGTTAAAATGAAAGTAGAAATTAATAATGGAATGGGACAGATAATAAAAATAGATAACAGGTATCCTAAAATAAAAAGTTATACATTTATTCCAGAAATATCTAATGGGAAATATATGATTTTAGCTGAAATAGCCAAGATTGAAAATAGAGAGGGTATGAACTTTTTCTATATAAACAAAATAACAGAAGAAAAGATAGAAAAAAGCTGGCTAAAAAATTATTTTGAAAATAATGTAAAAAAATTTATTAATGATGGGAATTCTGAATTTAAAAGAGTATATAGAGCAGTTATATTAGGAGAAGGAAAACAACTTACCAGAACTATGAGGAAAGATTTCAGTTATATAGGAGTATCACATCTTATGGCACTTTCAGGATTACATATAGGGATTATTCTTGGAATATGCAGTTTTTTTTCCAAAAAGATGCCTATTACAAGGAAGAACAGATATATTTTTATGCTGTGTTTCTTGAGTATATATTTTTTGGAGTGA
- a CDS encoding type III pantothenate kinase, giving the protein MLLAIDIGNTHIVTGLLDDSGNVLLTFRVASNDKLTEDEYFSYLRNISKFNKIDIEKINGMIVSSVVPNLITIFHFLGKKYFNIEPMIVNSELKKPFSFASNLNPTGFGADRIIDIVQSLSDYPDKNLVIFDFGSATTYEVLEKNIYIGGGILPGIEMSINALFTNTAKLPKVKFSTPDSVLGKNTIEQIQAGIFYGYAGQIKHIIKKIKEVVKDPFIIATGGLGKILSAEIEEIDVYYPDLSIKGLHTLYKYNQTHD; this is encoded by the coding sequence ATGCTTTTGGCAATTGATATTGGAAACACTCATATAGTAACAGGTCTGTTAGATGACAGTGGAAATGTTCTTCTTACTTTTAGAGTTGCTTCTAATGATAAATTAACTGAAGATGAATATTTTTCATATTTAAGAAATATTTCAAAATTTAATAAAATAGATATTGAAAAAATCAATGGAATGATAGTTTCATCTGTAGTTCCAAATCTTATTACTATATTTCATTTTCTTGGAAAAAAATATTTTAATATAGAACCTATGATAGTCAATTCAGAATTGAAAAAACCTTTTAGTTTTGCTTCAAATCTTAATCCAACTGGTTTTGGTGCTGACAGAATAATAGATATAGTTCAATCTTTAAGTGACTATCCAGATAAAAATCTTGTTATATTCGATTTTGGAAGTGCCACTACTTATGAAGTGCTTGAAAAAAACATCTATATAGGAGGAGGGATTCTTCCTGGAATAGAAATGTCCATCAATGCACTATTTACAAATACAGCAAAATTACCAAAAGTAAAATTCAGTACTCCTGATTCTGTACTTGGAAAAAATACAATTGAACAGATTCAAGCTGGAATTTTCTATGGTTATGCTGGACAGATAAAACATATAATAAAAAAAATAAAAGAAGTAGTGAAGGATCCATTTATTATTGCAACAGGTGGACTTGGTAAAATTCTTTCTGCTGAAATAGAGGAAATTGATGTTTACTATCCTGATCTGAGTATAAAAGGTCTTCATACTCTCTATAAATATAATCAAACTCATGATTAA
- a CDS encoding site-2 protease family protein produces MRRFLEELKYLNSGMSNVTKVILVIIVLYFIFGTGGNILTNPMIFLNIAILLLSLLVHEVAHGVMAYICGDPTAKNYGRLSLNPLKHLDPLGTLFPILLILSGSSFVFGWAKPVPINYWRLKYGRLGEFLVAIAGVTSNFILAVIGLFLFKYAAPHLSNPYIYAAVIYMIRLNILLGVFNLIPIPPLDGSRVLASLGNNELRNTIFYMDRYGIIIILLLNMTGLLGRIIVPAYSGVLYILEKLI; encoded by the coding sequence ATGAGAAGATTTCTGGAAGAATTAAAATATTTAAATAGTGGAATGTCCAATGTAACAAAAGTTATTTTAGTGATTATAGTATTATATTTTATTTTTGGAACAGGAGGAAATATCCTTACAAATCCAATGATATTTTTAAATATAGCTATACTTCTTTTATCACTTTTGGTACATGAAGTAGCTCATGGAGTGATGGCATACATATGTGGAGATCCCACAGCAAAAAATTATGGAAGATTAAGTTTGAATCCACTGAAACATTTGGACCCTTTAGGAACACTGTTTCCTATTTTGCTTATACTTTCTGGTTCATCATTTGTATTTGGTTGGGCAAAGCCAGTTCCGATTAATTATTGGAGATTAAAATATGGAAGATTAGGAGAATTTTTAGTAGCAATAGCTGGAGTAACTTCAAATTTTATACTTGCAGTAATAGGATTATTTCTTTTTAAATATGCAGCACCACATTTAAGCAATCCATATATTTATGCTGCTGTAATTTATATGATCAGATTAAACATACTTCTTGGAGTGTTTAATCTTATTCCTATTCCTCCTTTAGATGGTTCAAGAGTTCTAGCATCTTTAGGAAATAATGAGTTGAGAAACACAATTTTTTATATGGACAGATATGGGATAATAATTATACTTCTTTTAAATATGACAGGTCTATTAGGAAGAATAATAGTTCCAGCATATTCGGGAGTACTTTATATTTTGGAAAAACTGATATAG
- the tsaE gene encoding tRNA (adenosine(37)-N6)-threonylcarbamoyltransferase complex ATPase subunit type 1 TsaE, translating to MKKIMSFKELDILSEKFSDYAEENTTIALIGDLGTGKTTFTKTFAKKLGVEESIKSPTFNYVLEYFSGRLPLYHFDVYRLCRAEEIYEVGYEDYLNSGGIVLIEWADIIKSELPKEYIEIKLFYHEDETREVELRYIGNPVKEKEMLKYVGFSN from the coding sequence ATGAAGAAAATAATGAGCTTTAAGGAGCTTGATATTTTATCAGAAAAATTTTCTGATTATGCTGAAGAAAATACTACTATAGCCCTCATAGGAGACCTAGGGACAGGGAAAACAACATTTACTAAAACTTTTGCTAAAAAACTTGGAGTAGAGGAAAGTATAAAAAGTCCAACTTTTAACTATGTACTTGAATATTTCAGTGGAAGACTTCCTTTATATCATTTTGATGTGTATCGTTTATGTAGAGCAGAAGAAATATATGAAGTAGGATATGAAGATTACCTTAATAGTGGAGGTATAGTTTTAATAGAATGGGCAGATATAATAAAGAGTGAGCTTCCCAAAGAGTATATTGAAATAAAGTTGTTCTATCATGAAGATGAAACTCGTGAAGTTGAACTGAGATATATTGGAAATCCTGTAAAAGAGAAGGAGATGTTGAAGTATGTTGGTTTTAGCAATTGA
- a CDS encoding ribonuclease H family protein produces the protein MGKKFYAYFLEDENIKGMVDNWDKCKSLVHGKKARYKSFSTEKEGKDWLELGAHYEKKIGEQSPKLKKEKLKESLVNGIYFDSGTGRGIGVEVRVTDLNGISLLEKNSLGFSVNSYGNIHLGTDKTNNYGELLGLYLAMDIAFQTGEKKIFGDSNLVIFFWSKGLFRKDSLNNDTISLILKVTEKRKNFEKTGGKIEYVSGDVNPADLGFHK, from the coding sequence GTGGGTAAAAAATTTTATGCTTACTTCTTAGAAGATGAAAATATTAAAGGAATGGTTGATAATTGGGATAAATGCAAAAGTCTTGTTCATGGTAAAAAAGCTAGGTACAAGTCTTTTTCAACAGAAAAAGAAGGGAAAGATTGGCTTGAATTAGGGGCTCATTATGAAAAAAAAATAGGTGAACAGTCTCCTAAATTAAAAAAAGAAAAATTAAAAGAATCTCTTGTTAATGGAATATATTTTGATTCTGGAACAGGACGTGGAATTGGGGTTGAAGTGAGAGTTACTGATCTAAATGGAATTTCTCTTTTAGAAAAAAATTCTCTTGGATTTTCTGTTAATTCTTATGGAAATATCCATCTTGGCACTGATAAAACAAATAACTATGGAGAACTTCTTGGATTATACTTAGCTATGGATATAGCTTTTCAAACTGGTGAAAAGAAAATATTTGGTGACAGCAATCTTGTCATTTTCTTTTGGTCTAAAGGCTTATTTAGAAAAGATTCACTAAATAATGATACAATATCTTTAATACTCAAGGTTACAGAAAAAAGAAAAAATTTTGAAAAAACAGGTGGAAAAATTGAATATGTTTCAGGAGATGTAAATCCTGCTGATTTAGGATTCCACAAATAG
- the rfaE2 gene encoding D-glycero-beta-D-manno-heptose 1-phosphate adenylyltransferase, with the protein MILSKETAAKLIEELKLQGKKVVFTNGCFDILHVGHLRYLNEAKKQGDILIVAVNSDVSVKQLKGTNRPINNEIDRAEMLSGLKAVDFTVIFDELTPIETLDKLKPSIHVKGGDYDKNTLPETPTVEKHGGEVRILSFIEGKSTTNIVNKIQFKDGGENEENNEL; encoded by the coding sequence ATGATTTTAAGCAAGGAAACAGCTGCAAAACTAATAGAAGAATTAAAATTACAAGGTAAAAAAGTAGTTTTTACAAATGGATGTTTTGATATCCTTCATGTAGGACATTTAAGATATCTGAATGAAGCTAAGAAACAAGGAGATATATTGATAGTAGCTGTTAATTCTGATGTCTCTGTGAAGCAGTTAAAGGGAACTAATAGACCTATTAATAATGAGATAGATAGAGCTGAAATGCTTTCAGGATTAAAAGCTGTTGATTTTACAGTTATATTTGATGAGTTAACACCAATAGAAACCCTTGATAAATTAAAACCATCTATTCATGTGAAAGGTGGAGATTATGATAAAAATACTCTTCCTGAAACTCCAACTGTAGAAAAACATGGTGGAGAAGTTAGAATACTTTCTTTTATAGAGGGAAAGTCAACTACAAATATTGTAAATAAGATACAATTTAAAGATGGAGGAGAAAATGAAGAAAATAATGAGCTTTAA
- a CDS encoding YigZ family protein, giving the protein MKSVEKECSIEFEERKSKFIGYVKPIGSKQEAEEFITQIKDKHRDATHNCTAYKVIDNGQEYFKTDDDGEPGGTAGKPMGDIITYMEVTNLVVVATRYFGGIKLGAGGLVRNYAKTAKLAIQEAGIVEYVERKTYMIDFPYEKISDVETIVDSLNGEYLDKGFNERVTYKIRTDMKTFENLKEVKGLLIIEL; this is encoded by the coding sequence ATGAAGAGTGTAGAAAAAGAGTGTTCAATAGAATTTGAAGAAAGAAAATCAAAGTTTATTGGGTATGTAAAACCTATAGGAAGCAAACAGGAAGCAGAGGAGTTTATAACCCAAATAAAAGATAAACACAGAGATGCAACTCATAATTGTACTGCATATAAAGTTATAGATAATGGACAGGAATATTTTAAAACTGATGATGATGGAGAACCTGGTGGAACAGCAGGGAAACCAATGGGAGATATAATAACATATATGGAGGTTACAAATTTGGTTGTAGTTGCAACAAGGTACTTTGGTGGAATAAAACTAGGAGCTGGTGGACTTGTAAGAAATTATGCAAAAACTGCAAAGCTTGCTATACAAGAGGCTGGAATAGTAGAATATGTAGAGAGAAAGACATACATGATAGATTTTCCTTATGAGAAGATAAGTGATGTAGAAACTATAGTAGACAGTTTAAATGGAGAATATTTAGATAAAGGCTTTAATGAGAGAGTGACATATAAGATAAGGACAGATATGAAAACTTTTGAGAATTTAAAAGAAGTAAAAGGATTGCTTATAATAGAATTATAA
- a CDS encoding TIGR02206 family membrane protein — MDTFTLFSTEHFWFIGGGFLAVFAFIIIAAFLPKYRFAQISALIILVIKVSELSYRHFYLGEPIKGLLPLHLCNLTLIFAILMMLTKSSSLFQVTYYWSLGALFAILTPDVKYSFPHPLTLSFYITHFYLIFAAIYGVIFFEFKPTFRGWVDSFIFLNILAVIIFFINSNLGTNYLYVNRIPDFSSPLDHFGKWPYYIPVVEGIYLLLTYAIYFPFRRKTFKYSTKYF, encoded by the coding sequence ATGGATACTTTTACACTTTTTAGTACTGAACATTTTTGGTTTATAGGAGGAGGATTTCTGGCAGTATTTGCTTTTATTATTATTGCTGCTTTTCTCCCAAAATATAGATTTGCTCAGATTTCTGCTTTAATAATCTTGGTTATAAAAGTTAGTGAGCTAAGTTATAGACATTTTTATTTAGGAGAACCTATAAAAGGTTTGCTTCCACTCCATTTGTGCAATCTTACATTAATATTTGCTATACTTATGATGCTTACTAAATCTTCATCATTATTTCAGGTAACATATTATTGGAGTTTAGGTGCTCTTTTTGCAATCCTTACTCCTGATGTAAAATATTCTTTTCCTCATCCATTGACATTGAGTTTTTATATCACACATTTTTATTTAATCTTTGCTGCTATTTATGGGGTAATTTTCTTTGAATTTAAACCTACTTTCAGAGGATGGGTAGACTCATTCATATTCTTAAATATCCTTGCAGTTATCATTTTCTTTATAAATTCAAATCTTGGAACAAATTATCTTTATGTTAATAGAATTCCAGACTTTTCTTCTCCATTAGATCACTTTGGAAAGTGGCCATACTACATCCCAGTAGTAGAAGGAATATATCTGCTATTGACATATGCAATTTATTTTCCATTTAGAAGAAAAACTTTTAAATACAGTACAAAATATTTTTAA